A window of Synergistes jonesii contains these coding sequences:
- a CDS encoding IS256 family transposase — protein MARQRKLTPERKALIQSLLSHYKPEDAQDVQAMLRDLLGDTIQQMLEAEMDDHLGYSKYDYKNKHTDDSRNGYSPKTVTSSAGDIPIDVPRDRKGDFEPQSVKKNQTDISNIEDQVLSMYAKGMTTRDISAHLQSIYGVDASAEMISRMTDRILPIAKEWQNRPLAKKYAVVFMDAVHFNVRQTAEPSRKPFMLLLGQDWTAS, from the coding sequence ATGGCAAGACAGAGAAAACTGACACCGGAAAGAAAAGCGCTTATTCAGAGTCTCCTTTCCCACTACAAACCGGAAGACGCCCAGGACGTACAGGCTATGCTGAGGGATCTTCTCGGAGATACGATCCAGCAGATGCTGGAAGCCGAGATGGATGACCATCTCGGTTACAGCAAATATGACTACAAGAACAAGCATACAGATGACAGCCGCAACGGCTACAGCCCTAAAACAGTCACCTCTTCGGCCGGAGATATCCCGATCGACGTCCCCAGAGACCGCAAGGGTGACTTCGAACCGCAGTCAGTCAAAAAGAACCAGACCGATATCTCAAATATAGAGGATCAGGTCCTGTCCATGTATGCAAAAGGCATGACGACCCGGGATATCTCGGCTCACCTGCAGTCTATCTACGGTGTGGATGCCTCTGCTGAAATGATTTCGCGAATGACGGATCGAATTCTGCCGATTGCCAAAGAATGGCAGAACCGGCCGCTGGCCAAAAAGTATGCAGTCGTCTTTATGGACGCCGTGCATTTCAATGTGAGGCAGACGGCCGAACCGTCAAGAAAGCCGTTTATGTTGCTATTGGGACAAGACTGGACGGCATCGTGA
- a CDS encoding type II toxin-antitoxin system HicB family antitoxin has protein sequence MKLIYPACFYPCEETKGAYTVEVPDLPGCVTQGDSLADAILMATDAASGWVLDELEDGKAAPAPSKMSDVAPKEGGFVNLIVLDMDGYAAKYGNKAVRKNLTIPAWLNARAEARNINFSQVLQEALEERIGS, from the coding sequence ATGAAATTAATCTATCCGGCCTGTTTCTACCCCTGCGAAGAAACGAAAGGCGCTTACACCGTTGAAGTGCCCGACCTTCCGGGATGCGTGACACAGGGCGATTCTCTCGCAGACGCCATTCTGATGGCTACGGACGCCGCGTCCGGCTGGGTGCTGGACGAACTCGAAGACGGAAAAGCCGCGCCGGCTCCCAGCAAAATGTCGGACGTCGCGCCGAAGGAAGGCGGCTTCGTAAACCTTATCGTCCTCGACATGGACGGCTACGCCGCCAAGTACGGCAATAAGGCGGTGCGAAAAAATCTGACCATTCCCGCGTGGCTGAATGCGAGAGCCGAAGCGCGGAATATCAACTTCTCACAGGTCCTGCAGGAAGCTTTAGAAGAGAGAATCGGCTCGTAA
- a CDS encoding type II toxin-antitoxin system HicA family toxin, whose amino-acid sequence MKNVKGFHYRYIHPTKNGKITILRHTGDLDQRTVRSILEQAGL is encoded by the coding sequence TTGAAAAACGTCAAAGGTTTCCATTATCGATACATCCACCCCACAAAAAACGGCAAAATCACAATCCTGAGACACACTGGGGATCTCGACCAAAGAACAGTAAGGTCGATATTGGAACAGGCGGGGCTTTAG
- a CDS encoding site-specific integrase — protein sequence MANINLTINYVEKLKPSDKKFNVRDKLINELILRVSPSGTKTYYLDVKLPNRRTMKKIGDAVVLTPQMARERAKEMLLQIQAGETFKPKLTLRKLLDKYYTTHELENYKTGQYTIDCIKKHFTWLFDRPVESITFIEIEQWRSKRIKTVTAATANRNVDMLKGALTYAYKHKLIDSNPLKGFPRLPEADSEEKVRYLTDEEYAALMVALDEREDELRAKRARTRAHAKGQHLPDTSATVYADYFKPLILTALGTGIRRNAIFHLLWSDIDFDNDTITLRASWAKNKKTAIIPMSRKVKAVLEAWRKECPGEIVFPSPKDGGYLDNADQSFAVVLKKAGIKNFRWHDMRHDFASRLAMAGVDLNTIRELMTHSDISTTMRYAHLSPNVKKKAVDMI from the coding sequence ATGGCAAATATCAACCTTACAATCAATTACGTCGAAAAGCTCAAGCCTTCCGACAAGAAGTTCAACGTACGCGATAAACTCATAAATGAACTTATCCTGCGCGTTTCGCCCTCCGGCACTAAAACCTATTACCTTGATGTCAAGCTTCCAAATCGCCGCACGATGAAGAAGATCGGCGATGCAGTCGTGCTCACTCCACAGATGGCGCGAGAAAGAGCCAAAGAGATGCTGCTTCAAATTCAAGCCGGCGAAACCTTCAAACCGAAGCTCACTCTTAGAAAACTGCTCGATAAATATTATACTACTCATGAGCTGGAAAATTATAAAACCGGACAATACACCATCGATTGTATCAAAAAACATTTCACGTGGCTGTTCGACCGGCCTGTTGAAAGCATCACCTTCATCGAAATCGAACAATGGCGTTCGAAGCGGATAAAAACAGTTACGGCCGCGACGGCCAACAGGAACGTCGATATGCTCAAAGGCGCGCTGACATATGCATATAAGCACAAACTTATTGACAGCAACCCGCTGAAAGGCTTCCCAAGGCTTCCGGAGGCCGACAGCGAGGAGAAAGTCCGCTATCTTACAGATGAAGAATACGCAGCGCTCATGGTTGCGCTCGACGAACGCGAGGACGAACTGCGCGCCAAGCGCGCCCGTACTCGCGCCCACGCCAAAGGGCAGCATCTGCCGGATACCAGCGCCACAGTCTATGCCGATTATTTCAAGCCGCTGATACTTACGGCGCTCGGCACCGGCATTCGCCGTAACGCGATATTCCATCTGCTTTGGAGCGACATTGATTTTGACAACGACACTATCACGCTGCGCGCTTCATGGGCTAAGAATAAGAAGACGGCGATTATCCCGATGAGCAGGAAGGTCAAAGCCGTTTTAGAGGCATGGCGCAAGGAGTGCCCTGGCGAAATCGTATTCCCTTCGCCGAAAGACGGCGGTTATCTGGATAACGCAGATCAGTCTTTCGCGGTAGTTCTTAAAAAGGCCGGCATCAAAAATTTCCGTTGGCACGACATGAGGCACGACTTCGCCTCGCGCCTCGCCATGGCCGGCGTGGACTTGAACACTATCCGCGAACTGATGACGCACAGCGACATATCCACCACCATGCGCTACGCGCACCTGTCGCCGAATGTAAAGAAAAAGGCTGTTGATATGATATAA
- a CDS encoding DUF2326 domain-containing protein: MGETSQSGENASLKGNCNGVGKTTALRLVNFCLAANSNEGLKKIPKEWSFFLEFELNGQNHRIERSVGNNTLALDDKAIKLARLQKFFDGNGPFLIDKNVSGLSFRSLITRFMRHRREDISDEIYPVSSDQKPSDATIRSLYLLGAAYLLAERKKLNAVKLNNIRNQIKQYKEIKKNSRNNELGIDADLASHKQRLERLKAQLENMNIFEAFDDIRREIKDKEEKIETLFQKISINNYQLASINKALDYTPDMTADELKGLYEGLKKLFKESALEHFDKVEVFHKQMAENRTHRLECDKQQIQAENERLNNEYLHLKESAKRLEAQLKNRHSENEYQALLQEKNMHELEIERLGVVQKEIAALEQQQAKIRSIIANDNFEATKYVASSPLDCQSGLFQRLMLQFGEDIPAGISITANGGNNQIQFDLKVSAQSGKSTGITHEMTLAYDWLLLTHGSNHDLGFVWHDNALFADIDAGHRAKWMEFIYQNSIDTGKQYIMSINSENFEKSSPYWSEDILQKLQERVIMKLSGEKDTDKLLGIYFDDK, encoded by the coding sequence ATGGGAGAGACATCTCAATCCGGCGAAAATGCTTCTCTTAAGGGGAATTGTAATGGCGTAGGTAAAACTACGGCGCTGCGCCTGGTAAATTTCTGTCTAGCTGCGAATAGCAACGAAGGTTTAAAGAAAATCCCAAAAGAATGGTCGTTCTTTCTTGAGTTTGAGTTAAATGGACAAAATCATCGGATTGAACGCTCAGTCGGTAATAATACGCTTGCTTTGGATGACAAGGCTATAAAGCTTGCTCGGCTACAAAAATTTTTTGATGGAAACGGACCATTCTTAATTGATAAAAATGTAAGCGGTCTATCATTCAGAAGTCTCATCACTCGCTTCATGAGGCACAGACGTGAGGATATTTCAGATGAAATTTATCCTGTCAGCAGCGATCAGAAGCCCAGTGACGCAACTATTCGTTCTCTCTATTTGTTGGGTGCAGCCTACCTTCTGGCAGAACGAAAGAAACTAAATGCTGTAAAACTGAATAACATCAGAAATCAAATTAAACAATATAAAGAGATAAAGAAAAACTCCAGAAATAACGAGCTGGGCATAGATGCAGATCTGGCTTCTCATAAGCAACGATTAGAGAGACTGAAGGCGCAGCTTGAGAATATGAACATATTTGAAGCTTTTGATGATATTCGGAGAGAAATAAAAGACAAAGAAGAAAAGATAGAAACATTATTTCAGAAAATCTCGATAAATAATTATCAATTAGCTTCCATAAACAAAGCCCTGGATTACACCCCAGATATGACGGCAGATGAGCTAAAAGGTCTCTATGAGGGATTGAAAAAGCTTTTCAAAGAAAGTGCGTTAGAGCATTTCGATAAAGTAGAGGTTTTTCATAAGCAAATGGCAGAAAACAGGACACATAGGCTTGAATGTGATAAGCAACAGATACAGGCAGAAAATGAAAGATTAAATAATGAATATTTGCATTTAAAGGAATCCGCGAAACGGTTGGAGGCACAATTAAAGAATAGGCACTCTGAAAATGAATATCAGGCTTTGCTACAAGAAAAAAATATGCATGAGCTTGAAATAGAGCGGCTTGGAGTAGTTCAGAAGGAGATCGCGGCACTGGAGCAGCAGCAGGCAAAAATACGGAGTATTATTGCAAACGATAATTTCGAGGCGACTAAGTATGTAGCGAGCTCTCCGCTCGATTGTCAGTCAGGACTCTTTCAACGGCTGATGTTACAGTTCGGGGAGGATATACCTGCTGGCATATCCATTACGGCTAATGGTGGTAATAACCAGATACAATTCGACTTAAAGGTGTCTGCTCAATCAGGCAAATCGACCGGCATCACGCACGAGATGACCTTAGCATACGACTGGCTGCTGTTGACCCATGGCAGTAACCATGATCTTGGCTTTGTCTGGCATGATAATGCACTATTTGCCGATATAGACGCCGGACATCGCGCAAAATGGATGGAATTTATTTATCAAAATAGCATTGATACAGGGAAACAGTATATTATGTCTATCAACTCAGAGAATTTTGAAAAAAGCTCTCCTTACTGGTCAGAAGATATACTGCAAAAATTACAAGAACGCGTGATTATGAAGTTATCTGGAGAAAAGGATACAGACAAGTTATTAGGCATTTATTTCGATGATAAATAA
- a CDS encoding ABC-three component system middle component 6, which translates to MFLNRHLALIPNKHVRIDQSILALAGHCLTMLDTPKTADELYAALNSEGSGWRFKPSMDYIILALDTLYAIKKIDFTSYDRVCVIEHETVKTLF; encoded by the coding sequence ATGTTTTTGAACCGCCATTTAGCCCTGATTCCCAATAAGCATGTAAGGATAGACCAGTCAATCTTAGCTTTGGCTGGACATTGTCTTACCATGCTTGACACGCCTAAGACAGCGGACGAACTGTACGCGGCTTTGAATTCAGAGGGCTCCGGTTGGAGGTTTAAGCCATCGATGGACTATATCATATTGGCACTGGACACTCTGTATGCAATAAAAAAAATCGACTTTACGTCATACGACAGAGTATGTGTGATAGAACATGAAACTGTTAAAACTTTATTCTAA
- a CDS encoding ABC-three component system protein, translating into MSTHIMERQIRDYFELRVHQKSGVEFQEFFSDIMIAIDSRFIKIASYRGDGGNDGCITEEKRYYQVYAPAPSTSQQTVSQYAVQKLNTDYNKLKKHWGPVEHFHFVLNDHMRGIDPNVVLQLTKIKDSDPNLQTADPIGMDRLYKMFSQLQQDKQMLIIEYIPLDGSGIPNHEYLKNILTHFLNMQHRSNVDSPLVSPKLEEKIRSNGLTQKIRDRILENSKYVSDVEDYFVSSPDEEQKIAALLRRIYCKVIDEVHDYSANAPDIRYHEMIRSMLPSDVKDMDLETQKSYYYAAEIIFTKYFESCDVFEPPFSPDSQ; encoded by the coding sequence GTGTCAACCCATATCATGGAACGACAGATACGAGATTATTTTGAACTGCGTGTGCATCAGAAATCCGGCGTGGAATTTCAAGAATTTTTTTCAGATATAATGATAGCCATAGATTCAAGGTTCATAAAAATTGCCAGCTACCGAGGCGATGGCGGTAATGACGGGTGTATTACAGAAGAAAAACGATATTATCAAGTATACGCTCCAGCTCCTTCAACGTCCCAACAAACAGTATCGCAATACGCAGTGCAAAAGTTAAACACAGACTACAATAAGCTGAAAAAACATTGGGGACCAGTCGAGCATTTCCACTTTGTTTTAAACGATCATATGAGAGGAATCGATCCGAATGTTGTCTTGCAGCTTACAAAAATAAAAGATTCGGACCCTAATCTGCAAACAGCCGATCCGATCGGTATGGATCGTTTGTACAAAATGTTCTCCCAGCTTCAGCAAGACAAGCAAATGCTAATTATAGAGTATATCCCACTTGATGGAAGCGGGATTCCTAATCATGAATATTTAAAAAATATACTCACTCATTTCCTAAATATGCAACACCGCTCAAATGTTGATAGCCCTTTAGTATCTCCAAAGTTAGAAGAAAAAATTAGGAGCAATGGACTCACTCAAAAAATTCGTGATAGAATATTGGAAAATAGCAAATATGTTAGTGATGTGGAGGATTATTTTGTCTCTTCACCAGATGAAGAACAAAAAATAGCAGCTTTATTAAGGCGAATATATTGCAAAGTAATAGACGAAGTGCATGACTATTCTGCTAACGCGCCGGACATACGTTATCATGAAATGATACGTTCTATGTTGCCATCAGATGTTAAAGATATGGATCTTGAAACACAGAAAAGCTATTACTATGCAGCCGAGATAATTTTTACAAAATACTTTGAAAGCTGTGATGTTTTTGAACCGCCATTTAGCCCTGATTCCCAATAA
- a CDS encoding FRG domain-containing protein encodes MKNNEKYKNIQFVGEIGTFKEFQDVIKKENCSKKSNSTLLFRGQNKHYNELIPSLFRDDGYIQNESNMVRDAFSKYAYFLEEDKTTFDSLVKLQHYGLPTRLLDITLNPYVALYFACIEEKHKDNNGEFFVINASKVFSPDDYLVSMYANLAMLNTDMKEKGLIVPAMGEELTEKLNDEFNSKMEYKMREDEKKKQEEAVKDLMSLINKERSSCSNSYYVKNINKDLNGGICVSAKINNPRIKAQSGGFLLFGARDYRSSKEHKCRRVDIKLYEIKNTVKETMLEELGSMNITKSTLFPEMQELIEEIKLKYKTEPLQPKVTSYRKVQMDDIMPIKNKTEQHVS; translated from the coding sequence ATGAAAAACAATGAAAAATACAAGAATATACAATTTGTAGGAGAAATAGGGACTTTTAAAGAATTTCAGGACGTAATCAAAAAGGAGAATTGTTCAAAAAAAAGTAACTCGACTTTGCTTTTTAGAGGGCAAAATAAGCATTATAATGAACTTATTCCGTCGTTATTTAGAGATGATGGATATATACAAAACGAATCTAATATGGTTAGAGATGCATTTTCTAAATATGCATATTTTTTAGAGGAAGACAAAACAACTTTTGATAGTTTGGTAAAACTTCAACATTACGGATTACCGACAAGATTACTGGACATAACATTAAATCCTTATGTTGCTCTTTACTTCGCTTGTATAGAAGAAAAACACAAAGACAATAATGGAGAATTTTTTGTCATAAACGCTTCAAAAGTATTTTCGCCTGATGACTATCTTGTATCAATGTATGCAAATCTTGCCATGCTTAACACGGATATGAAAGAAAAGGGTCTTATTGTGCCTGCTATGGGAGAAGAACTTACTGAAAAACTGAATGACGAATTTAATTCAAAAATGGAATATAAAATGCGTGAAGATGAAAAGAAAAAACAAGAAGAGGCTGTTAAGGATTTAATGTCTCTGATAAATAAAGAAAGGTCAAGTTGTAGTAATTCCTATTACGTAAAAAATATCAACAAAGATTTAAATGGGGGCATTTGTGTAAGTGCTAAAATAAATAATCCGCGTATAAAAGCTCAGTCGGGAGGTTTTCTCTTATTCGGAGCAAGAGACTATCGCTCTTCAAAAGAGCACAAATGTAGAAGGGTAGACATTAAATTATATGAAATAAAAAATACTGTTAAAGAAACAATGCTTGAAGAATTGGGAAGTATGAATATTACAAAATCAACACTTTTCCCAGAAATGCAGGAACTCATAGAAGAAATAAAATTAAAATACAAGACTGAGCCCTTACAACCTAAGGTGACATCTTATAGAAAGGTACAAATGGACGATATAATGCCAATCAAAAACAAGACAGAACAACACGTAAGCTAA
- a CDS encoding Fic family protein, with protein sequence MEPYIPEMLPLKGIIDCERLLTFVARANMMLGRYDGLLCGIVNPTIMLSPLMNEEAVLSSRIEGTQATVDEVLEHEAGLVSPKSNHEDIKEIINYRKALLSAQKHLEDKPVSMYLIREMHRILLDSVRGQNKSPGEVRNEQNWIGPAGCSMENASFIPPDPMQLSGFLENWEQYARANEKDAIIQAGVLHAQFEMLHPFKDGNGRLGRILIPLFLYQKKVISRPMFYLSSYLEGHRDEYYLRLRNISSNKEWNEWLEFFLNAVTEQAVANVRKAGQIMALYEEMKGRIQSITHSRFTVAVLDSLFWSPVFNVIEFAKNANVPRATVTTIIRKLKKHDIVKELKTGKGRSPSVYCFHSLLDIVKK encoded by the coding sequence ATGGAACCGTATATTCCAGAAATGCTTCCACTTAAGGGCATCATAGATTGCGAACGTTTACTTACATTTGTCGCCCGGGCAAATATGATGTTAGGGCGTTATGACGGGTTACTTTGCGGTATTGTAAATCCGACAATAATGCTCTCGCCGCTAATGAACGAAGAAGCTGTTTTATCCTCCAGGATAGAGGGCACACAAGCAACGGTAGATGAAGTTCTGGAGCATGAGGCCGGTCTTGTCAGCCCTAAAAGCAACCACGAAGATATCAAGGAAATCATTAATTACCGTAAGGCATTGCTCTCGGCACAGAAACACCTCGAAGACAAACCCGTTTCTATGTATCTCATTCGGGAAATGCACCGTATTCTGCTGGACAGTGTACGAGGCCAAAATAAATCTCCCGGCGAAGTGCGAAACGAGCAAAACTGGATTGGTCCAGCTGGATGTTCTATGGAAAACGCAAGTTTTATCCCACCTGACCCAATGCAGCTCTCTGGTTTCCTGGAGAATTGGGAGCAATATGCCCGCGCAAACGAGAAAGACGCAATCATCCAAGCGGGAGTTCTACATGCCCAATTTGAGATGCTTCATCCATTTAAAGACGGCAATGGCCGTTTGGGGCGCATACTTATCCCATTATTCTTATATCAGAAAAAAGTTATCTCGCGGCCGATGTTCTATTTAAGCTCATATCTCGAAGGACACAGAGACGAGTATTACTTAAGACTGCGCAATATCTCAAGCAACAAAGAATGGAATGAATGGCTTGAATTTTTCTTAAACGCCGTTACGGAGCAGGCTGTGGCAAATGTGCGGAAAGCAGGTCAAATCATGGCTTTGTACGAGGAAATGAAAGGTAGAATACAGTCCATAACACACTCGCGATTTACTGTCGCGGTACTGGACAGTCTTTTCTGGAGTCCGGTATTTAATGTTATAGAATTTGCCAAAAATGCCAATGTCCCCAGAGCCACGGTAACCACAATCATACGCAAATTAAAAAAGCATGACATCGTGAAAGAACTCAAAACTGGAAAAGGAAGATCGCCAAGCGTATACTGTTTCCATAGTTTATTGGATATCGTAAAAAAATAA
- a CDS encoding type I restriction endonuclease yields the protein MELIDAIKVIVQRNKNMGASIQTEEATKTALVMPFIQALGYDVFNPAEVVPEFVADIVDRKGEKIDYAIMKNNEPIMLIECKWSGGDLTQDHRVQLARYFMVVPARIGILTNGVEYEFYADLDESKQLDNKPFLKFNINDVNETALRELKKYSKNAFSIDAIIPAAEELKYTNEMKNYLADMLADPDEDFTKLLTKQVYDRRLTAPSLEKFKAITKKALSQFISDRVSDRLASALQEEKASASMPPETVSETPTAEENEKGKIITTQEEIDAFNIIRAILCRIVPIDRVAMRDTQSYCGIIFDDNNRLPICRLYFNTKGASVGIFDEVKKETRYPLENIGDLYNYTEQLVKVTEKYFNDRNDK from the coding sequence ATGGAGCTTATTGACGCAATAAAAGTTATTGTTCAACGCAATAAGAACATGGGGGCGAGTATTCAGACTGAAGAAGCAACAAAAACCGCCCTTGTGATGCCTTTTATCCAAGCACTTGGATATGATGTATTTAACCCTGCAGAGGTCGTTCCTGAATTCGTGGCTGATATTGTTGACCGCAAGGGCGAAAAAATTGACTATGCAATTATGAAAAACAATGAGCCCATAATGTTAATTGAGTGTAAGTGGAGCGGTGGTGATCTTACACAGGACCATCGTGTACAGCTTGCGCGTTACTTCATGGTGGTGCCCGCAAGGATCGGCATTCTTACAAATGGCGTAGAATATGAGTTTTATGCAGACCTTGACGAATCAAAGCAATTGGATAATAAACCTTTTTTGAAATTCAATATCAACGATGTGAATGAAACAGCACTTCGAGAGCTTAAAAAATACAGTAAAAATGCATTCAGCATTGATGCAATTATTCCCGCAGCTGAGGAATTAAAATATACAAATGAGATGAAAAACTATCTTGCAGATATGCTTGCCGATCCGGATGAGGACTTTACGAAGTTGCTTACGAAGCAGGTGTATGATAGAAGGCTTACCGCTCCATCTTTAGAAAAATTTAAGGCAATCACCAAAAAAGCTCTTTCGCAGTTTATAAGCGATAGGGTGAGCGACCGTCTCGCCTCTGCCCTACAAGAAGAAAAAGCCTCTGCTTCGATGCCGCCAGAGACGGTTTCAGAAACACCAACAGCAGAAGAGAATGAAAAAGGCAAAATTATAACTACCCAAGAAGAAATTGACGCCTTTAATATAATCCGCGCAATCTTATGCCGGATTGTCCCTATAGACCGTGTGGCAATGCGCGACACGCAGAGTTATTGCGGAATTATTTTCGATGACAATAACAGGCTACCTATTTGCAGACTATATTTCAACACTAAAGGTGCTTCTGTCGGTATATTCGATGAAGTAAAAAAAGAAACAAGGTATCCGTTAGAGAATATAGGTGATTTATATAATTATACAGAACAATTAGTTAAAGTAACAGAAAAATATTTTAATGACCGTAATGATAAATAG
- a CDS encoding XRE family transcriptional regulator, with translation MIGERISLRQKEIRIKTNELLDIINVTGATLSRWKNNINEPDDETKQRLASALNTSVAYLMGETDDPTPPQASRVGTPDLELQSNVRPIPPENILMVPMVSPEIRLSAGNGNNYDVDAPELEFVGTWPVFDAELSAFYSDKSLSCMTVEGDSMEPQIHDGDIVVFNHSHDWVSGNVMVVCLDGRLMVKGMVSQGEGKPPILRSTNRDYMDIQVNVDSFFLVYGRVLRIIRVSKPKPVI, from the coding sequence TTGATAGGCGAAAGGATTTCTCTCAGACAAAAGGAAATAAGAATAAAAACTAATGAATTGTTGGACATTATTAATGTTACGGGGGCTACCTTATCGCGTTGGAAGAATAACATAAACGAGCCGGACGATGAGACAAAACAGCGCCTCGCCTCCGCCCTCAACACCAGCGTCGCCTATCTGATGGGTGAGACCGACGATCCAACGCCGCCGCAGGCGTCCCGTGTGGGCACGCCGGATCTGGAGCTTCAATCTAACGTGCGCCCCATACCGCCTGAGAATATCCTGATGGTGCCTATGGTATCGCCAGAAATACGCCTTTCGGCGGGTAACGGCAATAACTACGACGTCGACGCGCCAGAGCTTGAATTCGTCGGCACGTGGCCGGTATTCGACGCAGAGCTGTCCGCATTTTATTCTGACAAATCGCTCAGCTGCATGACGGTAGAGGGTGACAGCATGGAGCCGCAGATACATGACGGCGACATCGTCGTGTTCAACCACAGCCATGATTGGGTGAGCGGCAATGTCATGGTCGTCTGCTTGGACGGGCGGCTCATGGTGAAGGGTATGGTCAGCCAGGGAGAAGGCAAACCGCCGATTCTTCGCTCTACCAATAGGGACTACATGGACATCCAAGTCAACGTGGATTCGTTCTTTTTAGTCTATGGGAGGGTCTTGCGAATAATCCGAGTTTCAAAACCGAAACCAGTGATTTAA
- a CDS encoding helix-turn-helix domain-containing protein, which yields MNLDRIMKDKKITNIVIAKRFNTTTATVSRWRNGVNNPDPSILPELCDYLGCTLDELLRDDVNPTSSPSAKTGGETA from the coding sequence ATGAATTTAGACAGGATTATGAAAGATAAAAAAATTACGAATATCGTAATAGCAAAACGCTTTAATACAACAACTGCAACTGTATCACGCTGGCGCAATGGCGTAAATAATCCAGATCCAAGCATTCTGCCCGAGCTTTGTGATTATCTCGGCTGCACGTTGGACGAACTTCTGCGCGACGACGTAAACCCTACGTCGTCCCCGTCTGCGAAAACGGGCGGGGAGACGGCATAG
- a CDS encoding ribbon-helix-helix protein, CopG family, whose protein sequence is MEKKQSTVINIRLDDDTVRRVDECAARVDRSRSNLIRHLILTGLDALQDNARLRPSATSS, encoded by the coding sequence GTGGAGAAAAAACAGAGCACGGTAATCAACATAAGGCTTGACGACGATACCGTGCGTAGGGTTGACGAGTGCGCGGCACGGGTGGATAGGAGCCGGTCAAATCTTATTCGGCATTTGATTTTAACAGGGCTGGATGCGCTTCAAGATAACGCTCGATTGCGTCCTTCAGCAACCAGCTCATAG
- a CDS encoding ribbon-helix-helix domain-containing protein — protein MTTKVRNMRIDDTVDEKLLLIASAEDRSISNTMSWLLKDAIERYLEAHPALLKSNAE, from the coding sequence ATGACGACAAAAGTCAGGAACATGAGAATCGATGATACTGTTGACGAAAAACTACTGCTGATTGCCTCTGCCGAAGACCGAAGCATTAGCAATACTATGAGCTGGTTGCTGAAGGACGCAATCGAGCGTTATCTTGAAGCGCATCCAGCCCTGTTAAAATCAAATGCCGAATAA
- a CDS encoding Arc family DNA-binding protein: MELIISQIRWPAEVYRQVKERAYQERKSVNKMVVELVLEALAKDKKVR; the protein is encoded by the coding sequence ATGGAACTGATAATCAGCCAGATACGATGGCCGGCGGAGGTCTACAGGCAGGTTAAGGAGCGCGCCTATCAGGAGCGCAAGAGCGTGAACAAGATGGTGGTCGAGCTGGTGCTAGAAGCGCTGGCTAAAGACAAGAAAGTGAGGTAA
- a CDS encoding helix-turn-helix transcriptional regulator: protein MTEIETKLDYLIELLEKEQRGLRRFLTRDEAAEYMGMSGYTLDEYQRKGTLQIPSVKIGKMVRYDLKDIDRYADGLPRRERVKGER from the coding sequence ATGACAGAGATTGAAACAAAGCTCGATTACCTGATCGAGCTGCTTGAAAAGGAGCAGCGGGGGCTGCGGCGTTTTCTTACGCGCGACGAGGCGGCGGAGTATATGGGTATGAGCGGCTATACGCTGGACGAATATCAGCGCAAAGGCACGCTGCAGATCCCGTCGGTGAAGATCGGCAAAATGGTGCGGTACGACCTGAAGGATATCGACCGCTACGCCGACGGACTGCCGAGAAGGGAGCGTGTGAAAGGGGAAAGGTAA